The Asterias amurensis chromosome 16, ASM3211899v1 genomic sequence ATCAACAATCGAGCAGTACCTGAGATAAGACATCCCATCTTCGTTCTACATCTTTAGACTCCTCCTTATCCCCTTCTTCATCCTCAAAGAGTGCCCAAGACAAGGGAGCCACCATCCTCCAAGGGTCTCTAAGACTGGGAAAAACCGGGCTGGTATATCAAGGGGAtgagtagacttgtggacaagtcgttaatggtcccacgcgaTGAGAAAGTCCAGTTGTGAGGTTGCTCTCGCAAAATCACTGTTGCGCAAACACCAGTAGGTTGCGGgaccagcagtctcgcgagaatattGCGGGGAGAGTCGGAATGCTATCACcccgacagacatttaacgacttgtccacaagtctaggggATGGGGGTCCTGGGTTTTGCTGCAGTGCAAGTTATTTATACTTGCCATAACTTcatatttataaaaatatacacAGCTTTAGGACCAATCCCTTTCCACACACCTAATTCAACTTTCTAAAAACTCATCGACTGAAAtcgtcttttgttttttttccggacACTTTTCTTtggaaatgttttgatttttagttGAAAAGATGTCATTGTCGACTGCACTTTAGATtcatgagatttttttttatcgtcTGTGGATGGTTTTGTTTGCTGGAATATTGCTTCGATACAAAAAGGGTTAAACTGATGAAAACTTAAGAAAAGTTACTCGAGTTCTATTCTTTCTTTTTCGAGTTCGTTTTAGTTTATGTTCTCCAATGTTATTTGTCTTTAATGTGGGTTATTGTGTTGGCTTTATAGTCAacttttataaatttgtttgtgcacattatttgtgttggtttttacatttttacaagTGGAAAGATGAGAAAGCAacctttaagtttgtttttaggGACATGTAAATTTAGTGACATGTAAAGACCGAGAATTGTTTTACAACTCAAATTAATCGAGGAGAAATGAGTTCCAAGGAAGCTCAAAGAATCTCCAAGAAACACAActataacttaaaggcacctTTTGCGTTGGTTCGGTCAGTACAATTTTGAGACATATttggatcattacattctacttttcaaacatctgtctaaccatatgcatttgtgTAACGattggtttcaaatgcttttcaaagaccacttccacctatccaaggcaacgtgtccctttaagcctggttcatacaaattttgacgtcacatccGCAGCGAATGTATCGCAGGATATGAGCACAGGTCAACTGATGCGTAgcatttgttgcgaatttgtttcgtcaaaattttgaaggaaagtttgttttctgttttcctTTCCTGAATCATTCCTTCCAGAGAAACTTATTTCCAGGAAATTATGTCCAGATCATTTTGCAGAGCGATATTCTCAAATCTTAGTCACATCTCACAACATAAAATGTGACATTGTTCGGTTTCACTAATCACACTtgtaatttgtgtttgtttatttgtttgtctgttgtatgtttgtttgaGGATTTAGTTGTTATGGGAACAGTGTATTTGCTTCagtttaaatacaaaatctTAAATCAGGGCttaaccaaacaaaaataatacaacaGTAAAATGGGTTTTGCACCAAGACCTGGTGAACTTAATTTGTACAAGATGAACTAATTGTTACCAGtgggtttaaaaaacaaactgtatAAGGCACAAAAAAAAACGGTTTTCATACAAAATATTCAAAGTACAAGGAAACACATTTCGATTTTAAGtaataatttaaataaagaTTACCATAAAATTCAATATTGTTGTCAATGtgttttatttcttcattttgaTTATCGGTTCAGCTTATTTCCTGTCTCAATTTCCCGTTTGTAATATAATAACATTTTTCTTTGTCATTATTTTACAGGGGTGTAGATATGTAATTATACCCACTGTTTTTTATGACCTTTCATTATCGCCTGATCGCGACAAAAATACGATACCAGTCagcttattcttattctttatttggccactaaacaattacaaaaacaagcagacagtatgtcaaatagataataTAAGTATatgtacaaaagtaaatacaaagcaagaaaaacagtaagggcacaggaaattataaaacaaccctaatgtgatggccaggatcaacaaaagtataattaaacactgtagctcgaaagcctgttaatccagtcacatagggaagcaaacacactatataaaatactctctttggaaaataataataatttgaaataaatattaatataaataatctgtatacacaaagcacaatttaaaataacaaaaccaaaaccagaaaTTAGAGCTAATTATACCTTTTTACATGTCttttaactggtatcctgcttatttttgctaagccaACTTTTTGACTAGCAATGTTTTATCATTCTTTTAATTGGTATCctgctggtatcctgctttttGACTAGCAATGTTTTATCATTCAGGCAAGGACTTACAACAGTCGGCCCTTCATTCAAGAACTGGGCACCGGTGTGGCAGAAGATGATGCCCCCCCCCGAGATGTTCCCCGCCCCCtaatggcaaactgtgtacgaACTTattatgatagcgccctcttttgaatcatacaGCATACAGCCCatgttaaaggtagtggactctattggtaataattactcaaaatatttattatcataaaaccttttttgattacgagtaatgggagaggttgatagtataaaacattgtgagaaacagctccctctaaaatgacgtagttttcgagaaagaagtaattttccacgaatttgatttcgagacgtcagatttaagaatttgaggtctcgaaatcaagcatctgaaagcacacaactttgtgtgaccagggtgttttattattatctcgcaacttcgatgaccaattgatctcaaactttcacaggtttgttattttatgcaaatgttgggatacgccaagtgtgaagaatagtctttgacaattaccaataatggcAACAATAAGAATagcaccagtcacaaactgtgcaTGGTTGTGCACATAACATGATATTTCAGCTGGTAACCCTTTTCCAGTTAGCAAAATTGATTGGCGCTTAGTACTTTTGTGCAGTTTTGTTCAAAAAGACCATTGTGTTTCACCAGAAATACCCCAAAAGTGTTCCCActaactataataataatatggattcATTGTGTACTTCTAAAACAAACTGATCAAcaagaaaacatacaaaattgaaaatgaagAATCCGGCATACTTGTAGCTAAAGACACTaaacaccttcggtaattgtcgcAGACCACTCTTCTCATTATTTTAGTGTGTCTTAATATAGACCTACTTAACAAatccgtgaaaatttgaactcaattggtcgtcgaaaatgcgagataataaaggaagaacaaacaacattgtcacacgaaattgtgtgctttcagatgcttgaattcgagacctcaaaatcttattctgaggtctcgaaatcatgcgtGGAAATTCACTTATTTCGCGAAAACttcgttactttagagggagccgtttctcacaatgattatactatcaacagctctccattgctcgttaccaagtaaggttttacgctaataattattttgagtaattaccaatagtgtccactgcctttaaacccaaTGTAAGTCTTTGAGAACAAGTGTGGTTTGTAAAGTTCCCTCTTGAAAAAATAGGGGGCGAGTGTCTACTGTTCATAGAACACTGGCAGCTTGCCGCACATGGGCTGCAGGCTTTTGAAGTTGAGGATAAGTCGCTCTGATGTCATTTAAGAACAATGCGTTAATCAAACTCATCTGAGATAATCCATTCTCAATTCCCCGAACTTTCGTGACGTCATTCACTCGATTGGATTGGCGCTTAAAGAGTCCCTTCACTGCCCGCCTGAACTGTTGATTTTTAAACGTGTAGATGATGGGATTTGCGCAGGAGTTGACGAAAGCGAGGAGAAAGAAAGCCTGGTAGATGTCACTTGCGAGGTATTCCGGGTATGCATAACCAAGGTTGAAGGCAAGGAACATGACTTGGTCTCCGGACCAACACACGATGAAGATGATAACGACTGTCAGTAACATTTCGATGACTTTACGTCTGGTGTTCAGAAGGGAATAGGCGGGGCTATTGGGTGATTCGTTGCGAGATAAAAGGGTTCTGGCATGCGCCCTCAACGCCCGTATTGCCAGAACATGAGTGACGATCATAATCACCATGGGGATGAAGTACTCCACAACGAAAAGCCCCGCTCCTATAAACTGTTGGTATGCTAGGCTAGGGTAAGCTGCAGTACAGCTTTCCTTCACTGGGTCAATTCCCACACAGTACACGTTGAAACTGTTGAGAACCAGGGATACCAACCATATTAAAACAAGCACAAGACGTGCCCGGTTACCAGCGAAGATCGTCCTGTACCGGATGGGGTATACGATTGCAAGATACCTCTCAATCGAGACAAGAGTCAGTGTGAATATTGAAGCCACGATGGATACCCAAAGTATAACGTCAGTATTAACAACTCGACAATAAATCTGTCCACCTAAATCCTGATTCACTTTGCTCAACTTCGGTCGCGGTATGATGCAAATTGATGTTATCAGATCAGCAAAAGCTAAGTTCAAGATGAACGCATCGGTGGCGTTCCGATGCGTTCGCCTGCCACCGTTCCTTCCAGAACTCCTCTTCCGGGCATACACAATTATTACAATAGAGTTGCCAATTGTACCAACTACGGCGAAGATTAGTGCCAGAATGCTTTTCCAGTTCCAGACGATTGGATCAACGGCTGTCATATTGCCAGCGGGGAGACGAtgaagcgccctcttttgtaaTCTGAAGGAAAGAGAAAACTGATAACATTCAGCACTGCATAGCACCTTTAAGCAAAACGCACTATAgaacctttatcacgctgtcaccatcttggtcgtgttcccTGTTTCCACTGTAATGAATGCCAACATCCATTGCTCTAACATGGCACCAGATTaatatttcgtccagcctcagtttggttacaatgagttggaatggagtaaaatcaagatggccataCCGTGATAGAGGACTATATCTAGTAACAGCACTTGGTGCATCACGCACTGTGCATGTCTTGAGCATATTTCAAATATATCAAAAGATTGAACCTCGACGGCAACCATGCTTTATAACATGTGAAAAGAATAAAATCTCGGACTATAACACGGTTCCCCATCCAATAACGCGAGACCTTGAACGTGAAACTCATGTGTGGCATGTTAATACATTCAAATGAATACGTTAACTATTGCATAATTATATAGTCGGCAAAACATCaaaatggaaacatcacaccattGTTTTTATAAGAATAGGGTCTACAATGAAGACATTTGAGACAACCCCAATTGGAAAACCAACAAAGTCAGGGACTGGAAACCAAACCTTAAAGAGATTTGATAATGTCTGCAAGTAGATGTTTGCTTTTACAGCCAGCGCCTTGTTAATAAAAGAAGTAATATAAACACAATTCAAGAAAGTGACTCTGAAATTCAACTTACCTGGTAAATAAATCGTTCGTTGATCTTTGGAGCTATTCAGATCCACAACTTCGCCTTTTGACGTCTTGGAAGACAA encodes the following:
- the LOC139949192 gene encoding galanin receptor 2a-like; this translates as MTAVDPIVWNWKSILALIFAVVGTIGNSIVIIVYARKRSSGRNGGRRTHRNATDAFILNLAFADLITSICIIPRPKLSKVNQDLGGQIYCRVVNTDVILWVSIVASIFTLTLVSIERYLAIVYPIRYRTIFAGNRARLVLVLIWLVSLVLNSFNVYCVGIDPVKESCTAAYPSLAYQQFIGAGLFVVEYFIPMVIMIVTHVLAIRALRAHARTLLSRNESPNSPAYSLLNTRRKVIEMLLTVVIIFIVCWSGDQVMFLAFNLGYAYPEYLASDIYQAFFLLAFVNSCANPIIYTFKNQQFRRAVKGLFKRQSNRVNDVTKVRGIENGLSQMSLINALFLNDIRATYPQLQKPAAHVRQAASVL